Proteins from a genomic interval of Rhodothermus marinus:
- a CDS encoding M56 family metallopeptidase translates to MMPREFWLEGAWLLGLWTAAALLLLLSVRRVMRRWPEAAYALLQAGFYALPLGLLAYGLRLTLLPQVAFWRAEPPEVLVWLGAQVVSAPAEGGSAQGLVAVGQLVLFVWLLGVAVRLAALGVRWVRLRRYLRRCRPAPPELAAEVAEMAERLGLRRPVRLLVGGRVPFSMGGRRPTVVVPELALTDPQARRPMLWHELVHLQRRDFRAQLGEELVLTLFWFHPLLWGYRRRLELLREVLCDRAVLAARIASPAGYARLLLTTLLQAQRAPELSLSLLRKSTLKQRMEAMMQPVQSLAPRRVRLLLLGALIGLTGLLACTDVPDTPVQSQTEATTAQAAGKVLESPEELQGVVMPELIGGLQALYEKIHYPEAAREQGIEGRVIVSFVVDETGRVRDARVVRGVHEALDQAVLQALQEVRFKPAQKDGLPVAVRMALPVVFQLGENAAK, encoded by the coding sequence ATGATGCCGCGTGAATTCTGGCTGGAAGGCGCGTGGCTGCTGGGGCTCTGGACTGCGGCCGCGCTGCTGTTGCTACTGAGCGTCCGCCGCGTGATGCGCAGGTGGCCCGAGGCGGCCTACGCGCTGCTGCAGGCGGGTTTCTATGCGTTGCCGCTGGGGCTCCTGGCCTACGGATTGCGGCTGACGTTGCTTCCGCAAGTGGCGTTCTGGCGGGCTGAGCCGCCCGAGGTGCTGGTCTGGCTCGGCGCGCAGGTCGTGTCGGCCCCGGCCGAAGGGGGCAGCGCGCAGGGGCTGGTGGCGGTCGGACAACTGGTGCTGTTCGTGTGGCTGCTGGGCGTGGCGGTGCGTCTGGCGGCGCTCGGGGTGCGCTGGGTGCGGTTGCGGCGCTACCTGAGGCGGTGCCGTCCGGCGCCGCCCGAGCTGGCGGCCGAAGTGGCCGAGATGGCCGAGCGCCTGGGCCTTCGCCGGCCGGTGCGGCTGCTGGTGGGCGGCCGGGTGCCCTTTTCGATGGGTGGACGGCGCCCGACGGTGGTTGTGCCGGAGCTGGCGCTGACCGATCCACAGGCGCGACGGCCGATGCTCTGGCACGAACTGGTCCACCTGCAGCGGCGCGACTTCCGGGCGCAGCTCGGGGAGGAGCTGGTGCTGACGCTGTTCTGGTTTCATCCGCTGCTCTGGGGCTACCGGCGGCGGCTGGAGCTGCTCCGCGAGGTGCTCTGTGATCGGGCGGTGCTGGCGGCGCGGATCGCCTCGCCCGCCGGCTACGCCCGGCTGTTGCTGACGACGCTGCTCCAGGCGCAACGTGCACCGGAATTGAGCCTGTCCCTTCTGAGAAAATCCACCCTCAAACAACGCATGGAGGCCATGATGCAACCTGTCCAATCGCTCGCGCCGCGCCGGGTGCGGCTGCTGCTTCTCGGCGCGCTGATCGGACTGACCGGACTGCTGGCCTGCACCGACGTGCCCGACACGCCCGTGCAATCGCAGACCGAGGCGACCACGGCACAGGCCGCGGGCAAGGTGCTCGAATCGCCCGAAGAGCTGCAGGGCGTGGTGATGCCCGAGCTGATCGGCGGCCTGCAGGCCCTCTACGAAAAGATTCACTACCCTGAAGCCGCCCGCGAGCAGGGCATTGAAGGCAGAGTGATCGTCAGCTTCGTGGTGGACGAAACCGGACGCGTGCGCGATGCCCGCGTCGTCCGCGGCGTGCATGAAGCGCTCGACCAGGCCGTGCTGCAGGCGCTTCAGGAAGTCCGCTTCAAACCCGCGCAGAAGGACGGCCTTCCCGTCGCCGTCCGCATGGCCCTTCCGGTGGTGTTTCAACTTGGAGAAAACGCCGCAAAGTAA
- a CDS encoding SDR family oxidoreductase, with protein MELRDKVAVVTGASSGLGRAFAIALVQKGAHVYGLARRVERLNALRDELGPRFHPIACDVTRPNDVEAAFQRVIREAGRLDILINNAGLGKMGPVDELSLEDWDVQMNTNLRGVFLCTRAAVPQMKKQNVETGFGGHIINIASIAGLIGNPNLSAYNATKFGVRGFSEAIMKELRNDGIKVTCVYPGSVATEFFEVAGMRGADRPVTPEQVAQTILHILETDDNYLISEVVIRPLRPR; from the coding sequence ATGGAGCTTCGGGATAAAGTGGCCGTCGTGACCGGCGCCAGCAGCGGGCTGGGCCGGGCCTTTGCGATTGCGCTTGTGCAAAAAGGCGCGCACGTGTACGGACTGGCCCGGCGCGTCGAGCGTCTGAACGCGCTCCGCGACGAACTGGGCCCCCGCTTCCATCCGATCGCCTGCGACGTGACGCGGCCCAACGACGTCGAGGCGGCCTTTCAGCGCGTGATCCGCGAGGCCGGTCGTCTGGACATCCTGATTAACAATGCGGGGCTGGGCAAAATGGGGCCGGTCGATGAGCTTTCGCTGGAAGACTGGGACGTGCAGATGAACACGAACCTGCGCGGCGTCTTTCTCTGCACGCGCGCGGCCGTGCCTCAAATGAAAAAACAGAACGTCGAAACCGGCTTCGGTGGACACATCATCAACATTGCTTCAATAGCCGGCCTCATCGGCAATCCTAACCTGAGCGCCTACAATGCTACCAAGTTTGGCGTGCGGGGCTTTAGCGAGGCCATCATGAAAGAGTTGCGCAATGATGGCATCAAGGTAACCTGTGTGTACCCAGGCTCGGTGGCTACCGAGTTCTTCGAAGTAGCCGGGATGCGCGGAGCCGATCGCCCGGTTACGCCCGAACAGGTAGCGCAAACCATCCTGCACATTCTGGAGACCGACGACAACTACCTGATCTCCGAGGTGGTCATCCGGCCACTCCGACCGCGGTGA
- a CDS encoding undecaprenyl-diphosphate phosphatase, which produces MSWWEALILGLLQGLTEFLPVSSSGHLVLGQYVLGLNPGGVTFEVFVHFGTVLSILTVYRKRVGAIVGEVWTALPRPAEWPARYRERDPFRLAVWILITMIPTGLVYVLLGDWIEQTFEHPRFAAGMLVVTGVLLVLTRLRRHPDGDLSPLKAFVVGVAQSAAMLPGISRSGSTICAAIYQNVRPERAADFSFLMLLPVVLGATLLKGIELLDSPESIGMVPLVLGTVAAYVSGVAAIKMLLQVVRRGRLEYFAYYCFLVGLLGLWLIR; this is translated from the coding sequence ATGTCCTGGTGGGAAGCCCTGATTCTGGGTCTGTTGCAGGGGCTCACGGAGTTTCTGCCGGTATCGTCGTCCGGTCATCTGGTGCTCGGCCAGTACGTGCTGGGGCTGAATCCGGGCGGCGTGACCTTCGAGGTATTCGTGCACTTCGGGACGGTGCTGAGCATTCTCACGGTCTATCGAAAGCGGGTAGGGGCCATCGTGGGCGAAGTGTGGACGGCGCTGCCGCGTCCGGCCGAGTGGCCGGCACGCTACCGGGAGCGTGACCCATTCCGGCTGGCCGTCTGGATCCTGATCACGATGATCCCTACCGGGCTGGTCTATGTGCTGCTGGGCGACTGGATCGAGCAGACGTTCGAGCATCCACGTTTTGCGGCGGGCATGCTGGTGGTAACCGGTGTGCTGCTGGTGCTGACCCGGTTGCGGCGGCATCCGGACGGCGATCTGTCGCCGCTGAAGGCGTTCGTGGTGGGCGTGGCCCAGTCGGCCGCCATGCTGCCAGGCATTTCGCGATCGGGTTCCACGATCTGCGCGGCCATCTATCAGAACGTCCGGCCCGAGCGCGCCGCCGATTTTTCTTTTCTCATGCTGTTGCCCGTGGTGCTGGGAGCCACGCTGCTGAAAGGAATCGAGCTGCTCGATTCACCCGAATCGATCGGCATGGTGCCGCTGGTTCTCGGGACCGTGGCGGCCTACGTTTCGGGCGTGGCGGCCATCAAGATGCTGCTGCAGGTGGTGCGGCGGGGCCGGCTGGAGTATTTCGCCTACTACTGCTTCCTGGTGGGGCTGCTCGGACTCTGGCTGATTCGGTGA
- a CDS encoding Rqc2 family fibronectin-binding protein has product MLLTYYTLRALADAWRRELPGSLLGDAFSQVRDELVLAFARPEAEWMVRISTGAFRYIFRVEGYSRARRNVATLFEEALGRTLRDVRVAERDRVLFFELDDGSWFQCWLYGPRPNVLWVAPDGRVRAAFQQDEAWQGQQAPAPRPAPEVSSFEAFRARWRTDRKSIAQAVAAAFPLFDALLAEETVFRAGVQASSPADCDEEDLRRLYEAGRALEAELARPAPRLYRVDRWTTHFALIPLAHLAHLPCEAFDSVDAAVHAAVRRELAVRAFQEAYEPLRQALEAAVERARREQQVLETALAAPDRAEQYERWGHLLMAQAHQVPPGAEVVELPDWFGDGAPVRIPLDPTRAAVENAQAYYEQARQARQEREALRQRLEDVRQRIPRLEALLAELEQIDTMAALRAFRQRHADELAALGIGRTGRKAPEAMPAFRRVPLGGGFEAWIGRNARENDELTFHHARKHDLWLHARGVPGSHVILRVPGRNRQPDRRVLERAASLAAYFSKARGSSVVPVVVVPRKYVRKPRGADPGTVVFEREEVLLVEPRPPEAVQAENS; this is encoded by the coding sequence ATGCTGCTCACTTACTACACGTTGCGGGCGCTGGCCGACGCGTGGCGCCGCGAGCTACCGGGCAGCCTGCTGGGCGACGCCTTCTCGCAGGTGCGCGACGAGCTGGTGCTGGCCTTTGCCCGGCCCGAGGCCGAGTGGATGGTGCGCATCTCGACGGGTGCCTTTCGTTACATCTTTCGCGTCGAGGGCTACAGCCGGGCGCGTCGCAACGTCGCCACCCTGTTCGAGGAAGCACTGGGCCGCACGCTGCGCGACGTGCGCGTGGCCGAACGGGACCGCGTGCTGTTTTTCGAGCTGGACGATGGCTCCTGGTTTCAGTGCTGGCTCTACGGTCCGCGTCCGAACGTGCTCTGGGTGGCGCCCGACGGGCGGGTGCGGGCGGCGTTTCAGCAGGATGAAGCCTGGCAGGGACAACAGGCGCCGGCACCGCGTCCGGCTCCAGAAGTCAGCTCGTTCGAGGCGTTTCGAGCACGCTGGCGTACCGATCGAAAGTCGATTGCGCAGGCCGTGGCGGCGGCCTTCCCGCTGTTCGACGCGCTGCTGGCCGAAGAGACGGTCTTCCGGGCGGGTGTGCAGGCATCGTCGCCGGCCGATTGCGACGAGGAGGACCTTCGGCGTCTCTACGAGGCTGGACGCGCACTCGAAGCGGAGCTGGCCCGTCCGGCACCCCGGCTGTACCGGGTCGATCGATGGACGACCCACTTTGCCCTGATTCCGCTGGCTCATCTGGCGCACCTGCCCTGTGAGGCGTTTGATTCGGTCGATGCGGCGGTACACGCGGCCGTGCGGCGCGAGCTGGCCGTGCGGGCTTTCCAGGAGGCTTACGAGCCGCTTCGTCAGGCGCTGGAAGCCGCGGTTGAACGGGCCCGCCGGGAGCAACAGGTGCTGGAAACCGCGCTGGCCGCGCCCGACCGGGCCGAGCAGTACGAGCGCTGGGGACACCTGCTCATGGCGCAGGCGCATCAGGTGCCGCCCGGGGCCGAGGTGGTGGAGTTGCCCGACTGGTTCGGCGACGGCGCGCCCGTGCGGATTCCGCTCGACCCCACGCGCGCGGCCGTCGAGAACGCGCAGGCGTACTACGAGCAGGCCCGGCAGGCCCGCCAGGAGCGCGAGGCGCTCCGCCAGCGGCTGGAGGACGTCCGCCAGCGGATTCCCCGGCTGGAGGCATTGCTGGCGGAGCTGGAGCAGATCGACACGATGGCGGCGCTGCGGGCTTTCCGGCAACGCCATGCCGACGAGCTGGCCGCGCTGGGCATCGGCCGAACCGGCCGGAAAGCGCCGGAAGCCATGCCGGCGTTCCGGCGCGTGCCGCTGGGTGGCGGCTTCGAAGCGTGGATCGGCCGCAACGCTCGAGAGAACGACGAACTGACCTTCCATCACGCCCGCAAGCACGATCTGTGGCTGCACGCGCGCGGCGTGCCCGGCTCGCACGTGATCCTGCGGGTGCCCGGCCGCAACCGCCAGCCCGACCGCAGGGTGCTCGAACGGGCTGCTTCGCTGGCGGCTTACTTCAGCAAGGCGCGGGGTAGCAGCGTGGTGCCCGTCGTGGTCGTGCCGCGCAAGTACGTGCGCAAGCCACGCGGAGCCGATCCGGGCACCGTCGTTTTCGAGCGGGAAGAGGTGCTGCTGGTGGAGCCTCGCCCGCCCGAAGCGGTGCAGGCGGAAAATTCTTGA
- a CDS encoding DUF5615 family PIN-like protein — protein sequence MLIDMNLSPRWVAFLRANGIEAVRWSEIGKPDARDVEIFCFAEKHGYVILTHDLDFGTLLRYSKQTRPSVVVLRDLDLRPEVSGPLVLQALTRTEEVLRQGALVVVPSKKVRVRPLPF from the coding sequence GTGCTAATCGACATGAACCTTTCGCCCAGATGGGTAGCCTTTCTCAGGGCGAATGGAATTGAAGCTGTTCGATGGTCCGAAATAGGCAAGCCGGATGCTCGAGATGTCGAGATTTTTTGTTTTGCTGAAAAACATGGCTACGTCATTCTGACTCATGATCTGGACTTCGGGACGCTGCTTCGTTATTCAAAGCAGACCAGACCCAGCGTGGTCGTACTGCGTGATCTGGACCTGAGACCGGAAGTAAGCGGCCCACTTGTGCTACAGGCACTGACCCGGACCGAAGAGGTCCTCCGACAGGGAGCGCTTGTGGTGGTCCCCTCAAAAAAGGTTCGCGTTCGTCCGCTCCCATTCTGA
- a CDS encoding TrmH family RNA methyltransferase: MLLTPEARLQQELARVFQAAAQQGHLTDPEALAARLQGVSPDVIVAWLQPYLTERRRQRIEQVLDGRTYTVVPVVEGLANTGNVSAVMRSAEALGYQGFGIIKGQVQKYKTSERTTQGADKWLDVWMWPTAAEAVPVLKAAGYRIVATALEEAEPIDTFDFTMPTALVFGNEVEGVSRELLAMADARCVIPIVGFTQSFNISVAAAIALYHAQRDRLARQGRHGDLSPEWKATLRAVFYLRSVQKAGVLLWERLQRGGAPR; the protein is encoded by the coding sequence ATGCTGCTGACGCCGGAAGCACGGTTGCAACAGGAACTGGCGCGGGTCTTTCAGGCGGCGGCCCAGCAGGGGCATCTGACCGATCCCGAGGCGCTGGCGGCGCGGCTGCAGGGCGTGTCGCCGGACGTGATCGTGGCGTGGCTGCAGCCGTACCTCACCGAGCGCCGCCGCCAGCGCATCGAGCAGGTGCTCGACGGACGCACCTATACGGTGGTGCCGGTCGTCGAAGGACTGGCCAACACGGGCAACGTCAGCGCCGTCATGCGTTCGGCCGAGGCGCTGGGGTATCAGGGCTTCGGGATCATCAAGGGCCAGGTGCAGAAGTACAAGACGTCCGAGCGTACCACCCAGGGGGCCGACAAGTGGCTGGACGTGTGGATGTGGCCGACGGCCGCCGAAGCCGTGCCCGTGCTGAAGGCGGCCGGCTACCGGATCGTCGCCACGGCGCTGGAGGAAGCCGAACCGATCGACACGTTTGACTTCACGATGCCGACGGCGCTGGTTTTCGGTAACGAAGTGGAAGGCGTCTCGCGAGAACTGCTGGCGATGGCCGACGCCCGCTGCGTGATCCCGATCGTGGGTTTCACGCAGAGCTTCAACATTTCGGTGGCGGCGGCCATTGCGCTTTACCATGCGCAGCGCGACCGGCTGGCCCGCCAGGGACGACACGGAGATCTCTCGCCGGAATGGAAGGCCACACTTCGGGCCGTCTTCTACCTGCGCAGCGTCCAGAAGGCCGGCGTGCTCCTCTGGGAGCGCCTGCAACGCGGCGGTGCGCCTAGGTGA
- a CDS encoding EcsC family protein has protein sequence MPLTYEEAARREIERWVRSGGPLWQEVFDRAMRPVDWLVERVTPADWRAQLDAAVARFLETLHDVAGWTFNEQYVLEAVRKAGVAADRIEALRTEPLERLDPVARSFFGQHAVLAALEGAGTGLGGFTLAAADVPLLFGINLRLIQQIGAVYGFRVQDPVYRPLVLAIFNAAAAGTSEARQAAWREVSVAAALLARGASYQGRTRDFVREQNRHLPRELVKNLARRKLGQLIPLAGLAVGAGINYVFTRETGEAAYMLFRALHLEHRGRR, from the coding sequence ATGCCGCTGACCTACGAGGAAGCTGCCCGACGGGAGATCGAGCGCTGGGTGCGTTCCGGGGGGCCGCTGTGGCAGGAGGTTTTTGATCGGGCAATGCGTCCGGTGGACTGGCTTGTCGAGCGCGTGACGCCGGCCGACTGGCGGGCGCAACTTGACGCGGCGGTGGCCCGCTTTCTGGAGACGCTGCACGACGTGGCGGGCTGGACCTTCAACGAGCAGTACGTGCTGGAGGCCGTGCGCAAGGCGGGCGTGGCGGCCGATCGGATCGAGGCGTTGCGCACCGAACCGCTGGAGCGGCTCGATCCGGTGGCGCGCAGCTTCTTCGGCCAACATGCCGTGCTGGCCGCGCTCGAAGGGGCCGGAACCGGTCTGGGCGGCTTTACGCTGGCGGCGGCCGACGTGCCGCTGCTTTTCGGGATCAACCTGCGGTTGATTCAGCAGATCGGGGCGGTTTACGGCTTCCGGGTGCAGGATCCGGTGTACCGGCCGCTGGTGCTGGCCATCTTCAATGCGGCGGCGGCCGGCACGTCCGAGGCCCGACAGGCGGCCTGGCGGGAGGTGAGCGTGGCGGCCGCGCTTCTGGCGCGGGGGGCTTCCTATCAGGGACGCACGCGCGACTTCGTGCGCGAGCAGAACCGGCACCTGCCCCGCGAGCTGGTCAAAAACCTGGCGCGTCGCAAACTGGGCCAGCTCATCCCGCTGGCCGGACTGGCCGTGGGTGCCGGCATCAACTACGTCTTCACGCGGGAAACCGGCGAGGCCGCCTACATGCTCTTCCGTGCCCTGCATCTCGAACACCGGGGGCGTCGGTAA
- a CDS encoding DUF433 domain-containing protein has protein sequence MKLLERIVLDPEIMGGKPTIRGTRITVGTILNQLRFQSREELLQDYPELTPEDIDAALAYAALLAEEREMPL, from the coding sequence ATGAAACTGCTGGAGCGCATCGTGCTGGATCCCGAAATTATGGGCGGCAAGCCTACCATTCGGGGAACGCGCATTACGGTAGGCACCATTCTGAACCAGCTGCGCTTCCAGAGCCGGGAGGAACTCCTGCAGGACTATCCGGAATTGACGCCTGAAGACATCGACGCCGCACTGGCTTACGCCGCCCTTCTCGCTGAAGAAAGAGAAATGCCCCTTTGA
- a CDS encoding OsmC family protein — MKARLKYVEGLTFIGQAGSGHWTVLDSGYGGRPSGATSPMEMVLLALMGCSAMDVVSILEKMRAPFTDLQVEVEADRAETHPRVYTRIHLTYRVFGRDLKPEQVARAVELSQEKYCSVSAMLRPTVPITYEIWIEDPETGQRQAVPFARKPDDAPASG, encoded by the coding sequence ATGAAAGCCCGCCTCAAATATGTCGAAGGACTGACCTTCATCGGACAGGCCGGCTCCGGCCACTGGACCGTGCTCGACTCCGGATACGGGGGACGTCCGTCCGGGGCCACCAGCCCGATGGAAATGGTACTGCTGGCACTCATGGGCTGCTCGGCCATGGACGTCGTCTCGATCCTGGAGAAAATGCGTGCACCGTTCACCGACCTGCAGGTGGAAGTGGAAGCCGACCGGGCCGAGACCCACCCGCGCGTCTACACGCGCATTCACCTGACCTACCGCGTCTTCGGACGCGACCTGAAGCCCGAACAGGTGGCCCGCGCCGTAGAGCTCTCACAGGAGAAGTACTGCTCCGTCAGCGCCATGCTGCGCCCCACCGTCCCCATCACCTACGAAATCTGGATCGAAGATCCGGAAACCGGTCAGCGACAGGCGGTCCCCTTCGCCCGGAAGCCGGACGACGCGCCCGCCTCCGGGTGA